One segment of Thermococcus sp. AM4 DNA contains the following:
- a CDS encoding DUF835 domain-containing protein — protein MPDSSIVIAGALTVMGIDVLAALLIFSIYLKNRRTSALLFSMAWFSDFLAIATSSSSALRPISLLMLPLFSSLMFAGSFYLVDEEGIKISTKTVRLFSAAPVAYMLYLLMVYWYTQNPEWTATVAASLGITGVFVTASGLIVKNVVSIYQSVAKYLYVGITLFGLHLIPAALFGQERWYQPVGFLLSASLIVVMTTAMVKIMRSEGFRRISLQELPQEPEAEFESPVVIVHPRELPEIKEKFRDFPVLAFLRNTRDVPDAWTVYFMTTVPFSERRKRTIEPTELPRMGEIIYRYLQEMKSKNLKGVVLFDCVEYLLVYNSQESLLKFLAKVRDFVVVSNGSLILAVDPQGVEPQFIAQLRRILL, from the coding sequence ATGCCGGACTCTTCGATTGTGATCGCGGGTGCCCTAACCGTGATGGGCATCGACGTACTCGCCGCACTGCTGATATTCTCGATTTACCTTAAGAACAGGAGAACCTCCGCACTCCTCTTTTCAATGGCGTGGTTCTCGGATTTTCTGGCGATAGCGACGTCCTCTTCGTCAGCATTAAGGCCTATCAGCCTGTTAATGCTCCCCCTCTTCTCGTCCCTTATGTTCGCGGGCTCGTTCTACCTAGTCGATGAGGAGGGCATAAAGATCAGTACAAAGACTGTTAGGCTGTTCTCCGCCGCACCGGTTGCTTACATGCTCTACCTACTCATGGTCTACTGGTACACGCAGAACCCAGAGTGGACGGCGACGGTTGCGGCTTCACTGGGTATCACGGGCGTTTTTGTGACCGCATCCGGGCTCATAGTGAAGAACGTGGTTAGCATATATCAAAGTGTGGCAAAGTATCTCTACGTTGGGATAACCCTGTTCGGTCTCCACCTGATCCCCGCCGCCCTCTTCGGCCAGGAACGGTGGTATCAGCCAGTAGGATTCCTGCTCTCCGCGAGCCTGATCGTGGTGATGACGACGGCGATGGTCAAAATAATGCGCTCGGAGGGCTTCAGGAGGATATCCCTTCAGGAGCTTCCCCAAGAGCCGGAGGCAGAATTCGAGAGCCCGGTGGTTATAGTTCACCCAAGGGAACTACCAGAGATAAAGGAGAAGTTCAGGGATTTTCCTGTGCTCGCGTTTCTCAGAAACACGCGTGACGTCCCCGATGCCTGGACCGTTTACTTCATGACGACGGTTCCCTTCAGCGAGAGGAGGAAGAGAACCATAGAGCCAACGGAACTTCCCAGGATGGGGGAGATAATCTACCGCTACCTTCAGGAAATGAAGTCAAAGAACCTCAAGGGTGTCGTACTGTTCGATTGCGTCGAGTATCTGCTCGTGTACAACAGCCAGGAAAGCCTCCTCAAGTTCCTGGCAAAGGTTAGGGATTTCGTGGTTGTGAGCAACGGCTCTCTGATACTGGCGGTTGATCCCCAGGGAGTTGAACCCCAGTTCATCGCCCAGCTCAGGAGGATACTCCTCTGA
- a CDS encoding 30S ribosomal protein S27e, producing MALPKNLIPMPRSRFLRVKCIDCGNEQIVFSHPATKVRCLVCGATLVEPTGGKGIIKAKILEVLE from the coding sequence ATGGCGCTCCCGAAGAACCTCATCCCGATGCCGAGGAGCAGGTTCCTCCGCGTCAAGTGCATTGACTGCGGCAACGAGCAGATAGTCTTCAGCCACCCGGCCACCAAGGTCCGCTGCCTCGTCTGCGGTGCAACCCTCGTCGAGCCGACCGGTGGTAAGGGCATCATCAAGGCCAAGATCCTCGAGGTTCTCGAGTGA
- a CDS encoding 50S ribosomal protein L44e, which yields MKYPKKIRTYCPYCKKHTIHKVEKVKKRPRSELSQGQRRFRRILKGYRGFPRPNPAGREKPVKKLDLRFRCTVCGKAHTRGKGFRVKKFELVEV from the coding sequence ATGAAGTATCCAAAGAAGATAAGAACCTACTGCCCGTACTGTAAGAAGCACACCATCCACAAGGTAGAGAAGGTCAAGAAGAGGCCGAGGAGCGAGCTCAGCCAGGGCCAGAGGAGGTTTAGAAGAATCCTCAAGGGTTACCGCGGTTTCCCGAGGCCGAACCCCGCTGGCAGGGAGAAGCCGGTCAAGAAGCTCGACCTCCGCTTCCGCTGCACCGTCTGCGGCAAGGCCCACACCAGAGGAAAGGGCTTCCGCGTTAAGAAGTTCGAGCTGGTGGAGGTGTGA
- a CDS encoding Trm112 family protein translates to MAKCPLCGKPLDWGELVEQMLSLENAEETLKDRERFLKAIEEFAFKCPHCGEEFYGKYLPREEAEKVFELLNEFKGSIDWENKRVRLRLNSLLALDRMLENWDKKMKG, encoded by the coding sequence ATGGCGAAGTGCCCGCTGTGCGGAAAGCCCCTCGACTGGGGGGAGCTGGTTGAGCAGATGCTGAGCCTTGAGAACGCCGAGGAAACGCTGAAGGACCGCGAGAGGTTCCTGAAGGCCATCGAGGAGTTCGCCTTCAAGTGCCCCCACTGCGGTGAGGAGTTCTACGGCAAGTACCTGCCGAGGGAGGAGGCCGAGAAGGTCTTTGAGCTCCTAAACGAGTTCAAGGGCTCGATAGACTGGGAGAACAAGCGCGTCCGCCTCAGACTGAACAGCCTCTTAGCTCTGGACAGGATGCTCGAGAACTGGGACAAAAAGATGAAAGGATGA
- a CDS encoding bifunctional oligoribonuclease/PAP phosphatase NrnA: MKGKLKLKRFLERSRDKSYLLLCHHNADPDSLGSAIAFARYLRFIGVEMVRIGVAQSVSSYAKRLLTLSPVPVEKNPTVEEDVVVIFDTSSLEQLEPIEIPKGKTVILIDHHVEKERPIKADIAVVDSSRTSTAEIVWELFKYLGFADEESARALLAGIVTDTANFRFANAKTFKAVSEILERFPLQMGEVFSLVAPASDENTDNARRMAVLKACQRLEIMKFRKYIIAVSKVSAYESYACKVFLQLGADIAIVGSEKKGVRISARAKESLVKKGLHLGKIMEKVGPVIEGSGGGHAGAAGANGKANLDKAIKLILKEIENFLRENG, encoded by the coding sequence ATGAAGGGAAAGCTCAAGCTTAAGCGCTTTCTCGAGCGCTCGCGCGACAAATCCTACCTCCTCCTCTGCCACCACAACGCCGACCCCGATTCCCTCGGCTCGGCGATAGCCTTCGCCCGCTACCTCAGGTTTATCGGCGTTGAGATGGTTAGAATAGGCGTTGCCCAGAGCGTTTCCTCCTACGCGAAACGGCTTTTGACGCTCTCGCCCGTTCCCGTTGAGAAAAACCCGACCGTTGAGGAGGACGTTGTCGTAATCTTCGATACCTCCTCCCTCGAACAGCTCGAACCGATTGAGATTCCGAAGGGGAAGACGGTAATCCTGATTGACCACCACGTGGAGAAGGAGAGGCCGATTAAAGCAGATATAGCGGTCGTTGACTCCTCAAGGACATCAACAGCTGAAATCGTGTGGGAGCTGTTCAAGTACCTCGGCTTTGCCGACGAGGAAAGCGCGAGAGCCCTTTTGGCGGGAATCGTTACCGACACGGCCAACTTTCGCTTTGCCAACGCGAAGACCTTCAAAGCGGTGAGCGAGATACTGGAGAGGTTTCCGCTCCAGATGGGGGAGGTATTTTCCCTCGTTGCCCCTGCCAGCGACGAAAACACCGACAACGCCCGGAGGATGGCGGTTTTAAAGGCCTGCCAGAGGCTCGAAATCATGAAGTTCAGGAAGTACATCATCGCCGTCTCGAAGGTCTCGGCCTACGAATCCTACGCCTGCAAGGTCTTCCTCCAGCTTGGGGCAGATATCGCGATAGTCGGGAGCGAGAAGAAGGGCGTTAGGATTTCTGCAAGGGCCAAAGAGAGCCTCGTTAAGAAGGGCCTCCACCTCGGAAAAATCATGGAGAAGGTGGGGCCCGTTATTGAAGGCTCTGGCGGTGGCCACGCCGGGGCCGCAGGAGCGAACGGAAAGGCCAACCTTGATAAGGCCATAAAGCTAATCCTCAAGGAGATTGAGAACTTCCTCAGGGAGAACGGGTGA
- a CDS encoding HEPN domain-containing protein, giving the protein MATEVEILLNDAHESLEAARVLLENGFYRDAISRAYYAMFYAASALLRAKGVVTKSHRGVIAKFGLEFVNMGIVEKYYAKALSLAETSRERADYDPTYRPSEEEAESIIEDAERFIERVEKALEELK; this is encoded by the coding sequence TTGGCCACTGAGGTCGAAATACTCCTTAACGATGCCCATGAATCCCTTGAAGCGGCAAGAGTGCTTCTTGAGAATGGATTTTACAGAGATGCGATTAGCAGAGCATATTATGCGATGTTCTATGCGGCAAGTGCCCTTCTTCGTGCTAAAGGGGTCGTCACAAAAAGCCACCGAGGAGTTATTGCAAAATTCGGGCTTGAGTTCGTGAACATGGGTATCGTTGAAAAATACTATGCAAAGGCGCTTTCCCTTGCTGAGACAAGTAGGGAGCGAGCTGACTATGACCCAACATACCGCCCAAGTGAAGAGGAGGCCGAAAGCATAATAGAGGACGCAGAACGCTTTATTGAGCGGGTAGAAAAAGCATTGGAGGAGCTGAAATGA
- a CDS encoding nucleotidyltransferase domain-containing protein, which yields MRHREVAEAFARDVRRLLGDNVIEVILFGSVARGEASEESDVDILVIVKKNPWDSQKKLADLVVDYLLKYGVYVSPKVLSVEEFEFMKGINSAFYINVSREGVRVGH from the coding sequence ATGAGACACAGGGAAGTAGCCGAGGCCTTCGCAAGGGACGTCAGAAGACTGCTGGGAGACAACGTCATCGAAGTCATACTCTTCGGCTCCGTCGCGAGGGGAGAGGCCAGTGAGGAAAGCGACGTTGATATCCTCGTGATTGTCAAGAAAAACCCTTGGGATAGCCAAAAGAAGCTTGCCGACCTCGTCGTTGATTATCTTCTCAAGTACGGCGTCTACGTATCCCCCAAAGTCCTGAGCGTCGAGGAGTTCGAGTTCATGAAGGGCATAAACTCGGCGTTTTACATCAACGTGAGCAGGGAGGGAGTTAGGGTTGGCCACTGA
- a CDS encoding DUF3194 domain-containing protein: MEQRGVINIGLPELSEEQLIEIGELAQRVIIKHVFDALNRSDVKDIEVTTRINRDETLNLEIEVYLEVPVFVKVDVERLIDEALEKAYEAVERKLREIAGKG; this comes from the coding sequence ATGGAGCAGAGGGGCGTTATCAACATAGGTCTTCCAGAGCTGAGCGAAGAACAGCTCATCGAAATCGGGGAGCTGGCGCAGAGGGTCATAATAAAGCACGTCTTCGACGCCCTCAACAGGAGCGACGTCAAGGACATCGAAGTAACCACGAGGATAAACCGGGACGAAACGCTCAACCTCGAAATCGAGGTCTACCTCGAAGTGCCTGTCTTCGTCAAGGTGGACGTCGAGAGGCTGATTGACGAGGCCCTCGAGAAGGCCTACGAAGCGGTTGAGAGAAAGCTGAGGGAGATTGCGGGTAAGGGTTAA
- a CDS encoding prefoldin subunit beta — protein MQGIPPQVQSMLAQLESYQGQLQLLVQQKQKVQLELNEAKKALEEIEKLPDDAVVYKTVGTLIVKTDKAKAVEELKEKVETLEVRLSALERQEKKLNEKLKELTAKIQSSLRPTAG, from the coding sequence ATGCAGGGTATTCCGCCACAGGTTCAGTCCATGCTGGCCCAGCTTGAGAGCTACCAGGGGCAGCTTCAGCTTCTCGTTCAGCAGAAGCAGAAAGTCCAGCTCGAACTCAACGAGGCCAAGAAGGCCCTTGAGGAGATTGAAAAGCTCCCCGACGACGCGGTCGTCTACAAGACCGTTGGGACGCTCATCGTCAAGACCGACAAGGCCAAGGCCGTCGAGGAGCTCAAGGAGAAGGTAGAAACTCTCGAAGTCCGCCTCAGTGCCCTTGAGAGGCAGGAGAAGAAGCTCAATGAGAAGCTCAAGGAACTGACCGCCAAGATACAGAGCTCGCTCCGCCCGACGGCGGGCTGA
- the pcc1 gene encoding KEOPS complex subunit Pcc1 — protein MGLQGSSSEEVWPIEGVIELAFPDEETARVVYESVLYEHKTVPYRRSRIDFLLDGRKIVIRFLAKDNSALRGTLNSYLRWIKVAMDSLEL, from the coding sequence ATGGGACTACAAGGAAGCTCTTCTGAGGAAGTCTGGCCAATCGAGGGAGTGATTGAGCTCGCCTTTCCCGACGAGGAAACGGCCAGAGTTGTCTACGAGAGCGTTCTCTACGAGCACAAGACCGTCCCCTACAGGCGGAGCAGGATTGATTTCCTTCTCGACGGGAGGAAAATCGTAATCCGCTTTTTGGCCAAAGACAACTCGGCATTACGGGGAACGCTGAACTCATATTTGAGATGGATTAAGGTCGCGATGGATTCCCTTGAGCTCTGA
- a CDS encoding ribosomal biogenesis protein, which translates to MMLITTSHRPTRRTRSFGHDLEKVFPNSLYLTRGKKTIQDLLMEAYDRNYERLLIINVWKGNPLKMTFIKVDPDDWGYLGYLYLHGIKLQREIGFRDIRPIREEMPFVVTTAKRVGIDHTAFAQAFAELTGGKFVPRGNKSLQTIADKNNTDVIGVIENYPRGMAVNFYRFDVTKDRPVGPLILVKIWIMEDGRRWDYKEALLRKSGQSRE; encoded by the coding sequence ATGATGCTGATAACGACTTCCCACAGACCGACGAGGAGGACGAGGAGCTTCGGCCACGACCTGGAGAAGGTCTTCCCCAACTCGCTCTACCTGACCAGGGGAAAGAAGACCATCCAGGACCTGCTCATGGAGGCCTACGACAGGAACTACGAGAGGCTCTTGATAATCAACGTCTGGAAGGGCAACCCGCTCAAGATGACCTTCATCAAGGTTGACCCCGACGACTGGGGCTACCTTGGCTACCTCTACCTCCACGGCATTAAGCTCCAGCGTGAAATCGGTTTTAGGGACATCAGGCCAATCCGCGAGGAGATGCCCTTCGTTGTAACCACCGCCAAGCGCGTTGGCATAGACCACACAGCCTTCGCCCAGGCCTTCGCCGAGCTCACCGGCGGAAAGTTCGTCCCGCGCGGTAACAAGAGTCTCCAGACTATCGCGGACAAGAACAACACGGACGTAATCGGCGTAATCGAGAACTATCCCAGGGGAATGGCCGTCAACTTCTACCGCTTCGACGTCACAAAGGACCGGCCGGTAGGGCCTTTAATCCTCGTGAAAATCTGGATTATGGAGGACGGGCGGAGATGGGACTACAAGGAAGCTCTTCTGAGGAAGTCTGGCCAATCGAGGGAGTGA